The following are encoded together in the Thalassolituus oleivorans MIL-1 genome:
- a CDS encoding efflux RND transporter periplasmic adaptor subunit: MSRTAQLLITIAILAGGVSATMWIKNSNPKPERKAPEVVARLVEARELERETTRPTWPAGGTVNASDEVSLAAQVSARVEWISPEAIPGARLSKGTLLARLESADFDFAVKQKQAALAQVEADLAVEQGQADLAAEEFQLSAAKLSASDRALVMREPQLAAARAAVASAKAAVEQAKLDLARTEIRMPFDGQIMSRKVSPGSQVGSASTLFDLVATDTFWIEVKMPRAFLPWLDNQHAVTLSQQHWAGKTRQARILNVLPDVDSADRQVKVVLALDNPLSSPDSDVPPVLLNDYIDCVLYGREIIDAIVMDRRRLNDDDSTWAVNTSKLVKRQLDVIYRGRERVWIKSGFEAGDQLLMSQLDTPVIGLPLRVQAQGDKP; this comes from the coding sequence ATGAGCCGCACAGCGCAGCTTTTAATCACCATCGCCATTTTAGCTGGCGGTGTATCGGCCACTATGTGGATAAAAAATAGCAACCCAAAACCCGAGCGTAAAGCGCCTGAGGTCGTTGCCCGTTTGGTCGAAGCGCGAGAATTAGAACGCGAAACTACCCGCCCAACGTGGCCGGCGGGCGGTACCGTAAATGCGTCCGATGAGGTATCGCTAGCGGCACAAGTAAGCGCCCGAGTTGAATGGATTTCTCCAGAGGCAATTCCTGGTGCGCGCCTTTCAAAAGGAACATTACTCGCGCGCTTAGAAAGTGCTGATTTCGATTTTGCCGTAAAACAAAAACAAGCGGCACTGGCTCAAGTAGAGGCAGATCTTGCGGTTGAGCAAGGTCAGGCTGATTTAGCGGCAGAAGAATTTCAACTGTCGGCGGCTAAATTAAGCGCCAGTGATCGTGCTTTAGTGATGCGCGAACCACAGTTAGCAGCAGCTCGCGCGGCAGTTGCCAGTGCCAAAGCTGCGGTTGAACAAGCGAAACTCGACTTAGCTCGAACTGAAATTCGTATGCCGTTCGATGGTCAAATAATGAGTCGTAAAGTGAGCCCCGGTAGTCAGGTTGGTAGCGCCAGTACCTTATTTGATTTAGTGGCAACCGATACCTTTTGGATTGAAGTGAAAATGCCGCGTGCTTTTTTACCTTGGCTTGATAATCAACATGCGGTCACGTTATCTCAGCAACATTGGGCAGGTAAAACACGACAGGCGCGCATTCTTAACGTATTACCCGATGTCGATAGTGCCGACCGCCAGGTTAAAGTTGTATTGGCTTTGGATAATCCATTAAGTTCGCCAGATAGTGATGTTCCGCCTGTGTTGCTTAACGACTACATTGATTGTGTTTTATACGGTCGCGAAATTATTGATGCCATTGTTATGGATCGTCGTCGATTAAATGATGATGACAGTACTTGGGCAGTAAATACGAGCAAGCTGGTAAAGCGTCAGCTTGATGTTATTTATCGTGGGCGCGAACGTGTCTGGATTAAGAGCGGCTTTGAGGCGGGTGATCAATTACTGATGAGCCAGTTAGATACGCCAGTCATAGGTTTACCTTTACGTGTGCAAGCGCAGGGAGATAAACCATGA
- a CDS encoding TolC family protein, with protein MVLTVTLRRTIPCLVIFLSACSSVSTKQPDPIELAPVFSVSQNDRLIQGENAWWQAFDDAELSHWITTGLEQNYSLQAARARLEQSMASWRSSRSDNYPTLDASLGRSRTWTDSAVSQSTNNQWSAGLSTSYEVDLWGAIGAVNSQSEFTSYSREASIRTLANTVAGQVATAWLGLRKETQMLVLLNSQQQRIESALKVVQGRYQRGQTSVTDVWQQEQLLESIHADIITSEGQRSIYRQQLALWAGVGDAALTDEQINALAPLPTLSPLDGRVSSAALKKRPDVETAFYNLQAAGAGVAAAVANRYPRFTLSASYQGQDERFSNVLDNWVASLAGSLVLPLIDGGQRRAEVQRQQALETEAVANYQQTLLEAAQEVQEALITEQQSAALVESLTRQLTLSKQTQEVQNSSYRRGVTGFLELLSVQQDVLNLETRLLDATWAQVLARIQLYKSVSHGQFTEEGASQ; from the coding sequence GTGGTTTTGACAGTAACCCTACGTCGGACCATACCCTGCCTAGTCATTTTCTTGAGTGCTTGCAGCTCTGTAAGTACAAAACAACCTGATCCTATTGAGTTGGCCCCGGTTTTTTCGGTGTCTCAAAATGATCGTCTTATTCAAGGTGAAAATGCTTGGTGGCAGGCATTTGATGATGCCGAGTTATCCCATTGGATAACGACTGGTCTTGAACAAAACTATAGCTTGCAAGCTGCCCGTGCGCGGTTAGAGCAGAGCATGGCAAGTTGGCGTTCATCTCGTAGCGATAACTATCCTACTTTAGATGCAAGTCTAGGCCGCTCCCGCACGTGGACTGATTCGGCCGTTTCGCAAAGCACGAATAATCAGTGGAGTGCCGGTTTATCGACCAGCTACGAAGTCGATTTGTGGGGGGCGATTGGGGCCGTTAATAGCCAAAGCGAATTCACCAGCTATAGCCGCGAAGCCAGTATTCGTACATTGGCCAATACGGTGGCCGGGCAGGTTGCAACGGCTTGGTTAGGGCTGCGTAAAGAGACGCAAATGTTGGTGTTATTAAATAGCCAACAGCAGCGCATTGAGTCGGCATTGAAGGTTGTGCAGGGGCGTTATCAGCGTGGTCAAACCAGCGTTACCGACGTATGGCAGCAAGAGCAGTTATTAGAATCCATTCACGCCGACATTATTACTTCTGAAGGACAGCGCAGTATTTATCGTCAGCAATTGGCCTTATGGGCTGGAGTTGGTGATGCTGCGCTGACCGATGAACAAATCAACGCTTTGGCTCCGCTTCCTACATTGAGTCCGTTGGATGGCCGTGTCAGTTCTGCAGCGCTAAAAAAGCGTCCCGATGTCGAAACCGCTTTTTATAATCTTCAGGCTGCTGGTGCTGGAGTGGCAGCAGCGGTGGCCAACCGCTACCCTCGCTTTACTCTTAGCGCGAGCTATCAAGGCCAAGATGAACGTTTTAGTAACGTTTTAGATAATTGGGTGGCATCGCTTGCGGGCTCTTTAGTGCTGCCCTTGATTGATGGCGGTCAGCGTCGCGCTGAAGTTCAGCGCCAGCAAGCGCTTGAAACAGAAGCCGTCGCCAATTATCAGCAAACCTTGCTTGAAGCGGCGCAAGAGGTACAAGAAGCACTGATTACCGAACAGCAATCTGCTGCTCTAGTAGAAAGCTTAACTCGCCAATTAACGCTCTCTAAGCAAACCCAAGAAGTTCAAAACTCCAGCTATCGTCGTGGTGTCACAGGCTTTCTGGAATTGCTGAGCGTTCAGCAAGATGTGTTAAATCTAGAAACTCGTTTACTCGATGCTACATGGGCGCAAGTCTTAGCTCGAATTCAACTTTATAAGTCGGTTAGTCACGGCCAGTTTACAGAAGAAGGTGCATCGCAATGA
- a CDS encoding outer membrane lipoprotein-sorting protein: MKLLVTVLTGLCLLAQPSIADEARGLEIATDRKARDTGWGDSEAHMTMILRNAQGEESIRKMRFQSFEINDDGDKGLTIFDEPKDVKGTAFLNFSHVDKSDDQWLYLPALKRVKRISSRNKSGPFMGSEFAYEDMSSYEPEKYKFNYLRDEPCGEWTCHVLESIPVDENSGYTKQITWLDTEHLRPVKTEYYDRKDALLKTLEMSEWHVYSDRYWRAAILDMQNHQNGKSTRLITSELNFNIGLKEDDFSQATLQRAR, from the coding sequence ATGAAATTATTAGTAACGGTACTAACGGGCCTATGTCTATTAGCTCAACCCTCGATTGCAGATGAAGCCCGTGGTTTAGAAATTGCAACTGACCGCAAAGCTCGCGACACCGGCTGGGGTGATTCTGAAGCTCATATGACGATGATTTTACGCAATGCTCAAGGTGAAGAGAGCATTCGCAAGATGCGGTTTCAGTCTTTTGAGATTAACGACGATGGCGATAAAGGCTTAACGATTTTTGATGAGCCAAAAGATGTAAAAGGCACTGCCTTTTTAAACTTCTCGCACGTCGATAAGTCAGATGACCAGTGGTTGTACCTGCCAGCGCTGAAACGTGTTAAACGTATATCTTCGCGAAATAAATCCGGCCCATTTATGGGTAGCGAATTTGCCTATGAAGATATGAGTTCTTACGAGCCCGAGAAATATAAGTTTAATTACTTGCGCGACGAGCCGTGTGGTGAATGGACGTGTCATGTACTGGAAAGCATTCCAGTGGATGAAAATTCAGGTTACACAAAACAAATTACCTGGCTTGATACTGAACATCTACGCCCAGTAAAAACCGAGTACTATGATCGTAAAGATGCCTTGTTGAAAACGCTAGAAATGAGCGAGTGGCATGTTTATAGCGACCGTTACTGGCGCGCAGCCATTCTTGATATGCAAAATCATCAAAACGGAAAAAGCACACGTTTAATTACTTCAGAATTGAATTTTAATATTGGGCTAAAAGAAGACGATTTTAGTCAAGCAACATTACAGCGAGCACGCTAA
- a CDS encoding sensor histidine kinase: MSTRSGNLVDSIRRSIVRRVSLSIIVTVLAIGTVAMAAIICWHYQRQYDDFESSTSNVTNAYSSAIAGAMWHLDTSQLNLLADGIQQQESVSYVRINDRGALNIERGIRPYHRDIQTSDLLYNGTPIGQLEIAFNRESVFSTTIQTILPSLIALLVGLSLFGIILVVILQRVVSSRIQSLALEVRDRLENNRFEPLSLQPSSSHDEIDSLIRTFNKLSERILDELQQKTVAQQQLSVVNLELEDRVKLRTYHLQETVTQLNQTLIDLNTTQSKLIEAEKLSALGGMIAAIGHEIETPLGLCLTVQSCLKNDVIALKRAMPSGAINQTQDAMAAVDESLAMLDRNLKRSAELMKGFKEVSAGQIGDDRQRISLLETIQEVVAVLTPKLRQTKHTINIDCASNLMLQGSATAISQVLTNLIMNSLTHGFHNIDEGEIRIQAGENHEWIILRYSDNGVGMSDETKQKIFEPLYTTLRGKGGTGLGMHLVYNIIRQRLKGDITLEESDVGVVFRMQIPKQKRRQAS, encoded by the coding sequence GTGTCCACCCGATCAGGAAATCTGGTAGATTCCATCAGGCGATCAATTGTTCGTCGTGTCTCTCTATCAATTATCGTTACCGTGTTAGCCATTGGCACGGTCGCTATGGCGGCAATTATTTGCTGGCACTATCAGCGTCAATATGATGACTTCGAAAGTAGTACGAGTAATGTTACAAACGCCTATAGCAGTGCTATTGCTGGCGCTATGTGGCACCTCGACACCAGCCAGCTAAACCTACTCGCGGACGGGATTCAACAACAAGAGTCTGTATCTTATGTGCGTATTAATGACCGTGGTGCGTTAAACATCGAGCGCGGCATTCGCCCTTATCATCGAGATATCCAAACCAGCGACCTGCTCTACAACGGTACGCCCATTGGTCAATTAGAAATAGCTTTCAATCGTGAAAGCGTTTTCTCGACCACCATACAGACTATCTTGCCTAGCCTAATTGCGCTGCTCGTAGGCTTATCGCTGTTTGGAATTATTCTGGTTGTGATACTACAAAGGGTCGTTAGTAGCCGCATTCAATCGCTGGCCCTTGAAGTCCGTGATCGTTTAGAAAACAATCGTTTTGAACCGCTATCGCTACAGCCGTCATCCTCTCATGATGAAATCGATTCTCTGATTCGCACCTTTAATAAACTGAGCGAACGTATTCTTGATGAATTACAACAAAAAACAGTAGCTCAGCAACAGCTGTCCGTCGTCAACCTAGAACTAGAAGACAGAGTGAAGCTGCGCACTTACCATTTACAAGAGACCGTTACCCAGCTCAACCAAACCTTGATTGATTTAAACACAACTCAAAGCAAGTTAATTGAAGCCGAAAAGCTGTCGGCTCTGGGCGGCATGATAGCGGCTATTGGCCACGAAATTGAAACGCCACTGGGTTTATGTTTAACCGTTCAATCCTGTTTAAAAAACGATGTCATCGCCCTCAAACGCGCAATGCCAAGCGGTGCTATTAATCAAACGCAAGATGCCATGGCCGCGGTAGATGAAAGCCTAGCCATGCTCGACCGCAATTTAAAGCGTTCGGCAGAGTTAATGAAAGGCTTTAAAGAGGTTTCTGCTGGCCAAATTGGCGATGATAGACAACGAATTTCGTTACTTGAAACCATTCAGGAAGTTGTCGCGGTATTAACGCCAAAGCTACGTCAAACCAAGCATACTATTAACATTGATTGCGCCAGCAACTTAATGCTCCAAGGCTCTGCAACGGCGATTAGCCAAGTGCTAACCAATTTAATAATGAATTCTCTTACGCATGGTTTTCATAATATCGACGAAGGCGAAATCCGCATTCAAGCCGGTGAAAATCACGAATGGATTATTCTGCGCTACAGCGACAACGGCGTCGGCATGAGCGACGAAACCAAACAAAAGATATTTGAACCTCTATACACCACACTGCGTGGTAAAGGCGGAACAGGCCTAGGAATGCACTTGGTTTACAATATTATTCGGCAACGTTTAAAAGGCGATATTACGTTAGAAGAATCCGATGTCGGCGTTGTGTTTAGGATGCAAATCCCAAAACAAAAACGCCGCCAAGCGAGTTAA
- a CDS encoding efflux RND transporter permease subunit, with product MKAIMQRWIVDHPVILLVLFLVLSVLAAAGGKNLTFRGDYKIYFEEGYAPLNDFEEMQGIFNKNDNIAVLMVPKDGEVFTPEFLTLVKDYTEAAWQTPYSSRVDSLTNFQHTWSEEDDMIVEDLVLDPESLTADDLTRIRSIALAEPALKGRMVSASGEVALVNVTLQLPSATDNTAYVAEVMASVKALSKTFAEQYPSVEFFHTGVLPMNSSFATEGQKDMSTLIPAMLLLIIVLLAVLLRSILAMLATIIVLVLSVAATMGLGGWTGFFLSTGTINVPIVVLTIAVADCVHMIATMQFAMRQGKTRAQAVQYSVDLNWMPVFITSATTAIGFMTLAFSESPVFADFGILSAMGVMTAYLLSVTLFPAILMLLPIKVGKATNDSKGMARLADFIVARQRALLVGGAILIVAVGSLITKNQINDVATAYFSDATEFRQSVNKQEDTLSGSQSIDWALYSGIEGGVSEPEFIETVRGFSEWLRAQPEVDHVSTISDTFKRLNLNMHGDDSEWYRIPEERELAAQYLLLYEMSLPYGLDLNNQINIDKSSTRVTSTLKNLGSREIVDLEQRAQAWIAEHAPNVRMAGASPGLMFAHIGEANMHSMIISMAVAMVLISAILVFALRSVRLGAISLIPNLAPAVVGFGVWGVMSGEINLGLSIVTSMTLGIIVDDTVHFLSKYQRARKDGLDTEAAIRYAFISVGRALIITTVVLVMGFYILSFSSFRLNSDMGMATSMIIAIALVIDFFFLPPLLLWLDRDETDKSTIKNQSKGAEKLLEADIAETKGEIA from the coding sequence ATGAAAGCAATCATGCAACGCTGGATTGTTGATCATCCGGTCATACTCTTAGTGTTATTTTTAGTGTTAAGCGTGTTGGCTGCAGCGGGTGGTAAAAATTTAACATTTCGCGGTGATTACAAAATCTATTTCGAAGAAGGTTATGCGCCGTTAAATGATTTTGAAGAAATGCAGGGAATCTTTAATAAAAACGATAATATTGCAGTATTAATGGTGCCTAAGGATGGCGAGGTTTTTACTCCAGAATTTCTTACTTTAGTTAAAGATTACACTGAAGCTGCTTGGCAGACGCCGTATTCAAGTCGTGTGGACTCATTAACTAACTTCCAGCATACGTGGTCTGAAGAAGACGACATGATTGTTGAAGATTTAGTGCTAGACCCAGAATCTTTAACGGCGGACGACTTAACGCGTATACGCAGTATCGCTTTGGCCGAACCGGCGTTAAAAGGACGTATGGTGTCGGCATCTGGTGAGGTGGCATTAGTAAACGTTACATTACAACTACCGAGTGCAACGGATAATACCGCCTATGTTGCTGAGGTGATGGCAAGTGTTAAAGCATTAAGTAAGACATTTGCTGAGCAGTATCCAAGTGTGGAGTTTTTCCATACTGGGGTGTTGCCAATGAACAGCAGCTTCGCAACGGAAGGGCAGAAGGATATGTCGACCCTGATTCCTGCCATGCTGCTATTAATTATCGTGCTACTCGCCGTATTACTTCGCAGTATATTGGCTATGTTGGCCACTATTATTGTTTTGGTATTAAGTGTTGCGGCCACCATGGGGTTGGGAGGCTGGACAGGCTTTTTCTTATCGACGGGCACTATTAACGTTCCAATTGTCGTACTAACAATCGCGGTTGCCGACTGCGTGCATATGATTGCTACAATGCAATTTGCCATGCGCCAAGGTAAAACCAGAGCGCAGGCGGTTCAATACAGCGTTGATTTAAATTGGATGCCGGTATTTATTACCAGTGCCACCACGGCCATTGGTTTTATGACGCTGGCGTTTTCTGAGTCCCCAGTTTTTGCCGATTTCGGTATTTTGAGCGCGATGGGCGTCATGACTGCCTATTTGTTATCGGTAACCTTGTTCCCAGCAATTTTAATGCTGCTACCCATTAAGGTTGGTAAAGCGACTAACGATTCGAAGGGAATGGCGCGCTTAGCTGATTTTATTGTTGCTCGTCAACGCGCTTTGCTGGTGGGTGGTGCGATTTTAATTGTGGCTGTTGGTTCTTTGATTACTAAAAATCAAATTAATGACGTAGCTACTGCTTATTTTTCAGATGCAACTGAATTCCGTCAGTCGGTGAATAAACAAGAAGATACGTTATCTGGCTCGCAAAGTATTGATTGGGCCTTATATTCCGGTATTGAAGGTGGTGTCAGCGAGCCTGAATTTATTGAAACCGTACGCGGATTCTCTGAGTGGCTTCGTGCTCAGCCAGAGGTGGATCATGTATCGACCATTAGTGATACTTTCAAACGCTTAAATTTGAATATGCATGGTGACGATAGCGAGTGGTATCGAATTCCTGAAGAACGTGAATTGGCGGCGCAATATTTACTGCTATACGAAATGTCGTTGCCATATGGTCTGGATCTTAACAACCAAATAAATATCGACAAGTCATCTACTCGTGTTACCAGTACTTTAAAGAATTTAGGTAGTCGCGAAATTGTTGATCTAGAACAACGTGCGCAAGCGTGGATCGCAGAACATGCGCCTAATGTTCGCATGGCTGGTGCCAGCCCAGGCTTAATGTTTGCGCATATTGGTGAAGCGAACATGCACAGCATGATTATTAGTATGGCAGTTGCTATGGTGCTGATTTCTGCCATCTTAGTATTTGCGTTACGGTCAGTTCGTTTAGGCGCAATTAGTTTGATTCCTAACCTTGCTCCCGCCGTTGTCGGTTTTGGTGTGTGGGGCGTTATGTCGGGCGAAATTAACTTAGGGTTATCCATTGTTACTTCTATGACTTTGGGAATCATCGTCGACGATACCGTCCACTTTTTGAGCAAATATCAACGAGCGCGTAAGGATGGTTTAGATACTGAAGCCGCTATTCGTTACGCCTTTATCAGTGTTGGTCGCGCCTTAATTATTACCACCGTGGTATTGGTGATGGGTTTCTACATATTGTCGTTCTCATCATTCCGCTTAAATTCGGATATGGGGATGGCAACGTCGATGATTATTGCTATTGCCTTGGTCATTGATTTCTTCTTCTTGCCACCCTTGTTATTGTGGCTTGATCGAGATGAAACGGATAAATCGACAATAAAAAATCAGAGCAAGGGTGCTGAAAAGCTCCTCGAAGCTGACATTGCTGAAACGAAAGGAGAAATTGCATGA
- a CDS encoding efflux RND transporter permease subunit, translating into MSEKHSRGPVAWMSRHGVAPNLLMAFLIIGGFLMSLTIRKEFIPATDVDMIIVNVAYPGATPSEMEQGVLLPIENELSGLDGFAEITSSAAQGSATVMVELDNETDRQQAYQDIQQAVNNISTFPDGIERPVVSIASHSREVVELALFGPMDQFALKRLAEDIKDQLLNSPDISKIELKGTPEHEIHVEIQQAALQRYGLSLADVAKLISNNALEQSAGTVRTDGGDILVTLDNRLYWAEEFQQLPLISDASGVLLRLGDIATVQEGFSDSNRLVTYNGQTSMRFDIYRAEEQTPLTVAKAVHKELATIIPQLPPGVELLVTDDDGETYNQRVGLLMKNAAIGLILVMVLLSLFLEYRLAFWVTMGIPTAFLGALLLLPFWDVSINMISMFAFIVALGIVVDDAIIAGENIYEHMQSGMPFGDAAVKGAHEVAMPLAFAILTNIAAFLPLLALPGMMGKLFIAIPIVVISCFLISWIEALFILPTHLAHLKARDRDRKLNWIERLQRRTDKNLHRFINTIYRPALERCLAAPLVTISIALMLMCMVLAWAASGRMGFSMFPRLEGSFVVATIELPSNAPFSQALEVRELVEKRLREVVAPIEAKGKPLLLSVQGDIDGTSVEIEGRLVDSEVRPVTSNELVKRWREAIGEIAGVRSVTFDAERGGGPSGGAGLTVELRGSRIDVLEQASAELADAMASIGGVTDVASSFTSGKPEWDVELNAFGRSLGLQANDVASQIRAALYGSRALRQQRERNEVTVLVRLPEAERNRSADIERLQILTPAGGYVPLMDIAELKKSLSPATISRRDGRKIVKVTAEVEPREQVPAVMTLLQQEVFADLRSKYPSVDFDFRGRQADTQKSMSSMTLYGSFSLLLIYMLLAVPFKSYSQPLLVMLVIPFGAAGAILGHIMLGYGLSIMSIMGIVALAGVVVNDSLILVDYANRIRREQRLSAHQAIVEAGVRRFRPILLTTLTTFGGLAPMVFETSRQAQFITPMAVSLGFGILFTTFVCLLVLPTLYQLLDQVQRGLGSLKRNLSSV; encoded by the coding sequence ATGAGCGAAAAACATTCTCGCGGTCCAGTCGCATGGATGTCTCGCCATGGCGTTGCCCCTAATCTGTTGATGGCTTTTTTAATCATTGGCGGTTTTTTAATGTCGCTGACGATTCGTAAAGAGTTTATACCCGCGACAGACGTAGACATGATTATTGTCAATGTGGCTTATCCGGGAGCGACACCGTCAGAAATGGAGCAAGGTGTCCTTCTGCCTATTGAAAATGAATTGTCTGGCCTTGATGGATTTGCAGAAATTACGTCGTCTGCAGCACAAGGTTCGGCGACGGTAATGGTCGAGCTTGATAACGAAACCGATCGTCAGCAAGCCTACCAAGATATTCAGCAAGCAGTGAATAACATATCGACTTTTCCTGATGGTATCGAGAGGCCGGTAGTCAGTATTGCTAGCCACTCGCGTGAAGTTGTGGAGCTAGCGCTGTTTGGGCCGATGGATCAATTTGCGCTTAAACGTCTAGCGGAAGATATTAAAGATCAATTATTGAATTCACCGGATATCTCAAAGATTGAGTTAAAAGGTACACCAGAACATGAAATTCATGTCGAAATTCAACAAGCGGCATTGCAGCGCTATGGCCTATCGCTAGCCGACGTCGCTAAGTTAATTAGTAATAATGCCCTAGAACAAAGCGCGGGTACCGTGCGCACCGACGGCGGCGATATCTTAGTGACCTTAGATAATCGTCTTTATTGGGCGGAAGAATTTCAGCAGTTGCCGCTTATCAGTGATGCCTCTGGCGTTCTCTTGCGCTTGGGTGATATTGCGACCGTGCAAGAAGGATTTAGCGATAGCAATCGCCTAGTGACATACAACGGCCAAACCTCGATGCGCTTTGATATCTATCGTGCTGAAGAGCAAACGCCGTTGACCGTTGCTAAAGCAGTCCATAAAGAATTAGCAACTATCATTCCCCAGCTACCACCGGGCGTGGAATTGCTGGTTACCGATGACGATGGGGAAACCTACAATCAGCGTGTTGGTTTATTGATGAAAAACGCTGCCATTGGCTTAATTTTGGTCATGGTATTGCTCAGTCTATTTTTGGAATATCGTCTGGCATTCTGGGTGACAATGGGGATTCCGACCGCATTCTTGGGCGCGTTATTGTTACTGCCATTTTGGGATGTGTCGATCAATATGATTTCTATGTTTGCCTTTATTGTGGCGCTAGGGATCGTCGTCGATGATGCCATTATTGCGGGTGAAAATATTTATGAGCATATGCAAAGCGGTATGCCCTTTGGTGATGCAGCGGTTAAAGGGGCCCATGAAGTAGCGATGCCTTTGGCCTTTGCTATCTTGACCAATATCGCCGCTTTTTTACCGCTGTTAGCCCTGCCCGGCATGATGGGTAAGCTATTTATCGCTATTCCAATTGTCGTTATCAGCTGCTTCTTAATATCTTGGATTGAAGCACTATTTATTTTGCCAACTCATTTAGCCCATTTAAAAGCGCGAGATCGTGATCGCAAATTAAATTGGATTGAGCGCTTGCAACGCCGCACCGATAAAAATTTACATCGTTTTATTAATACAATTTATCGCCCAGCATTAGAGCGCTGTCTCGCTGCACCCTTGGTAACCATCTCTATTGCATTAATGCTGATGTGCATGGTACTGGCTTGGGCTGCAAGTGGGCGCATGGGTTTTAGTATGTTCCCGCGTTTAGAGGGTAGTTTTGTTGTTGCAACAATCGAATTACCGTCCAATGCCCCGTTCAGTCAGGCGTTGGAAGTTAGGGAATTAGTCGAGAAGCGTTTGCGCGAAGTCGTTGCGCCGATTGAAGCCAAAGGTAAGCCTTTACTGTTGAGTGTTCAAGGTGATATCGATGGTACGTCAGTTGAGATTGAAGGCCGCTTAGTCGATTCTGAGGTACGCCCAGTGACGTCCAATGAACTGGTAAAGCGCTGGCGTGAGGCTATCGGTGAAATTGCGGGTGTACGCAGTGTCACGTTTGATGCTGAACGTGGCGGTGGCCCGTCAGGTGGTGCCGGTTTGACGGTAGAGCTGCGCGGAAGCCGTATTGACGTACTAGAACAGGCAAGCGCTGAGTTGGCGGATGCAATGGCCAGTATTGGTGGTGTCACCGACGTTGCCAGTAGTTTTACCAGTGGTAAACCTGAATGGGATGTTGAGCTCAATGCATTTGGGCGTAGTTTAGGTCTACAGGCTAACGATGTCGCCAGTCAAATTCGTGCAGCCTTATATGGTTCGCGGGCACTACGCCAACAACGAGAACGTAACGAGGTAACCGTATTAGTGCGCTTGCCTGAAGCCGAGCGTAATCGTAGTGCGGATATCGAACGCTTGCAGATATTAACGCCCGCGGGCGGGTATGTGCCGCTAATGGATATTGCTGAGCTGAAAAAATCACTATCGCCAGCAACGATATCGCGTCGTGATGGACGCAAGATTGTGAAGGTAACTGCCGAAGTCGAACCGCGAGAACAAGTTCCTGCGGTAATGACATTGCTGCAACAAGAGGTATTCGCCGATTTACGTTCTAAGTATCCGAGCGTTGATTTCGATTTTCGTGGCCGCCAAGCGGATACGCAAAAAAGTATGAGTAGTATGACCCTGTATGGATCATTTTCGTTATTACTAATCTATATGTTATTGGCGGTGCCTTTTAAAAGTTATTCCCAACCTTTATTGGTTATGCTGGTTATTCCTTTTGGAGCGGCAGGAGCAATACTTGGGCACATAATGCTGGGTTATGGTTTAAGTATCATGAGCATCATGGGAATTGTCGCTTTAGCGGGTGTCGTTGTTAACGATAGTTTAATTTTAGTTGATTACGCCAACCGTATACGGCGAGAGCAACGCTTGAGCGCGCATCAAGCCATTGTTGAGGCGGGTGTTCGTCGTTTTCGTCCTATTTTGTTAACGACTCTTACGACTTTTGGTGGCTTGGCCCCCATGGTCTTCGAGACATCCAGACAGGCACAATTTATTACCCCAATGGCTGTATCTTTAGGGTTTGGTATCTTATTTACAACGTTCGTTTGCTTGTTAGTATTGCCAACCTTGTATCAATTGTTGGATCAAGTTCAGCGGGGATTGGGCAGTTTAAAACGCAATCTTTCGAGCGTTTAA